Below is a genomic region from Fulvia fulva chromosome 5, complete sequence.
CTTCAGGCAGGAATGTTACTGTCTTTGCGTGAGCCCTACTTTGGCCAATGTCCTTCAGGCGAGCTAGCAATATGTGTACACCATCCTAGTGATTGCGAGATCATGACGGAAGAGTCGGTCAAAGATCAATCACCTCACAGCTACAATACATGGTCGAGCTCGAAGGGATCGCGCGGTTCTGCAAGTATGCCTATCTCCATCATGCCGCGACTCTGTGGCATTGAGATTCGTTCTAGGTACGTAGCGAAGGTCTGATGTATCGAATTGTGGACTGTGGCGCACATCAATACAGCAGCCAATACATTGCCGCTATCTCCGCAGGACATCTAGCTAACTTCTGCTTCTCGGCAGTCCACTCGGCGGTCGTGGCATGTTTGCGACCCAAGCTCTTACCTCTGGCGACCTCTTGCTGTGTGAAAAGCCTCTAGCTCTGTATACCGGAGCTGAAACTTCAGCATACGCCACCAGCATCAACGACATTTTGTCTGGCAAGCTCATCAACCCACGAAAGCTCGCCCTCTTACAGCATCTTGTCGACAAGGTCGGCCCAAACGAATTGCTTCGCAAGAAGTTCTTCGACCTGTACGCAGGCTCCTTCACCACTGACCCCGACCTCTCCGCGGCCGGTCCAGACGTGTTTAATACATACACTGCCCTCTCGATAATCCAGCACAACGCACACACCATATTTCCCGGTAACACATCCGACCACCACAACATGGCTAACAAGCCAGCGAGCGAAACGAAGCTGTCCCCAACAGATCAGCGACCAGGTATATGGCTCGAAGCATCCAGGATGAACCACAGCTGTCTACCCAACGCATCCTGGTCCTGGATCGGGGATATGTTCGTCGCTCGTGCGAATCGCGATTTTGCGCAGGATGAAGAAATCACGGTTGCTTATGTGCCCAGCGCGTATCCGCCGGAGAAGAGGAAGAACATACTGCAAGCTGCGAATGGGTTCGAGTGCCGCTGCGAGCTGTGTGTCGCGGATAGTACCGCTGTGAGGCCTGAGGGTGCACAAGAAGGTATGTAAAACTCACGTAGGGTGCGTCCAGCATTGCTAACATACTGGTCTCTCGGTAGCAATGGCCAAAGCTCAGCATTTGCAACGTCTAACAGCCAACAACGACTCTCGCACTGCAGCGAAACTTGCAACAACCCTCGTTCGGGACGCCCTTCCATACTATCCGCTGGATACCTACGCGAATCTCCCATGTCCACAACTCGCCGAGCCATTATTCCAGCTGGGCAAGCTTCTCATGCATACGCTCTCCACAGACAAGCCAGACGACCCTGTCTTCATACAAGCCCGCGACTGCTTCGAAGCATGCCTAGAGATTGGCCTGGGCTACAAAATCGTCCATTATCAGAGCTACTACGATCTTCTGGCTATACAAAACAGCCAACCAAGACCTGTTGGGATCTTAGCATTGATGGCGCTGGCAGAACTTCACTTCCTTCTTCAAAGCAAGCATGGTATCCCTGCCTGTGTCTCGCTGAAGGTCTGCGCAAAGAAGATGTACGGGATTTGCTATGGCGAGGATAGGACTTTCGCGAATCAGCACCAGTATTATGGCTGCAAGGATGTTGAGCCTGAGGTTCGAGGGCCGCACGGGAGCAAGGGCAAGTTTTGGGTCGAGAGATTGAAGGAGGCTAAGGAGATGGCGAAGAAGGAGGGCCTTGAGAAGAGAGCTTGGCCGAAGTGGTTGGCGGAATCGTGAATGATTTGCTTGGCTGTCACTTTACGCTGGCTGGATGTACCACCAAGCAGCAGTTGGGTGTTCATTTTGGCAAGGACTTTTGAGCTGGTCCCTGCTTCACGTCTCGTACGCCATTGAGTATCAGACACTGAGTCCATGGCATTACATACCCAATCTTCTGGCACCATGTCGGACTTGGAAAAGGGCCTGCCCTCGTACGTGTGCCCAGCCAAACCCCTTCCAGCCTTCGCAGTGTCAGCAATTGCTCCACACCTTCCCTCAAACCATGCTCGACAGTGTGGTCTATGGCGACGTCATGTAGATATAGGAAGTCTGGAGTCTGTACCATCCATATCTCGTATCATCGTCATAGGCCTCGGTGCTGCTCATGTCTGACCAAGCGCCTCCCTCCTCGAGACCGACTTCGGATCGTAGTACGGCTTCTCACCCAGACTCACGACTCGATTCCCCTGCCTGCTGCCATAGTAATCACTGCAAAAGAAGTCAGCTCCGCTCGGCCTGCACTCATCGTCCTGATGGTGCACTACTTACTTCGTAGCAGTATGAAACGCACTCCTATTATCCCAAATCGCCACATCATTCTCACCCCACCGGAACCGGACTTGAAGGTCGTGATTATTCGCGATGAGCTGGAGGAAGTAGTCTTTGAGAATCTCGCTCTCTCGCGGCGTCACACCATCGATCCAACCATCCTTCAGCTGGCCTGCTGCGCCGTACAGACTCTTCCAGCCGGTGACAGGGTTCGTTCGCACGACTGGATGGCTCGCCTCGAAGTCTAGCCCAACATTCTCAGGCGCACCACGCTCCCCATCGAAGAGTTTTAAATTGTGTTTCCGCGCTGTGTTGAGGAACTCAAGTGTGTGGTGCGTAGCCGTCAAACCCTCCGCGAGAGTTTTGAAAGCTGGCGAGAGGCGGTCGTAAGCTTCATACCCACTGGCCCACAACGTATCGCCACCTGCATCCTCGGGGACCTCTGTGATCTTGAGAATCGCGTAGTCGCTGGGAATAGGTTCGAAGGAGATGTCGGCGTGCCAGCCTCCAGATGCGAGGTAAGGTGATGCAGCTTTGTACTTTGCTGCGTCGTGTTGGCGATTCTGCACGGAGGAGATGATGGAGATTTCGTCATCTGCGTGGCCGTGCTCGTCGATTTTGAGGCCGCGGGAGGCGTTGAAGAGGGCGTGTTTGTGGAGTTTGGAGGTTGATGGTTTGCCGGTCAGTTCGCCTAGTTTTTGGCCTAGGATCTTTTGGTCGTCAATGTTGAGATTTTGGTTTCGGAGGAAGACGACGCCGCGTTGAGAGACTGGGGAGGAGGTCAGTATTGCGACAGAGCGGCTCATGACTGGAGCGCGTACCCAAAATTGCAAGATCACGAATCTTGCTGTCATCGCCGAGGATGTCGCTGAGTTGTAGATCAGGGAGTTCTCTACCAATGACATTGGTCGGATCGAATGACTTGTAGTGATCTAGCGAGCCCGAATAGATCAATGGTGCCTTTGGCTGTACATAGGAAGCCGATTTCTTCACCCCGTTATGGAACGGTAAGGTAGTCGAGGGACGCTCTGGTAACACCGCTGCTGGTGCCATGATCGCGGTGATACGCTGTCGATTGTCCTATTGGTTGCAGCGGTGGTGTGTTGCAGTAGCGAATAGTAGGAAGTACCAGGTACCTTTAAGTACTGTACCTTCATCACGCAAGGCAGGCAACGATGAGCCAATGCCGTGATCTTATGGCGCCATCGCTTGCTATCAGATATGCGGTCTGGCGCATGTCACGGCTCCTCGTTTCACTTCATCGTGATGATATCAGTTCCCCAGATTGCACCATCGACGGGTATTTCGGTTGTCAGCGCCGAATCTGGGGCAGCCTGATCAAATTTCCTTAAGAGCACTCCTTTGTTCGAAGCTGAATATAGTTTAGCCAGGAAACTTGGCCAAGTATAAAAGGCCCTCTTGGGCAGTACCCACGGCTATGAATGATTTGTAAATGCAATCTTGCAATTTGAAGTCCTCTGAAGGTCCTCCACGCCTCAACTCCCAACCCCTCGCTAAGCAGACCCAGATGAAATCACCGATTAGTGTGCCTCCGATGCTAGAAATACGCTGTTGGTGATCAAGCAAGTCACCATGACCACAATGCCATAAATTGCAATGGCCAAACTCATCTTTCGCAAAAGTCCATTCTGCCACCGTGGAGCACTCGTCGAAATGCCTTCATCGTTACTGGACTCCTCGTCGTCTTCGTCCTTGAGAAGCCGTTGATGGTGCGGTGAATCTGGAGCGCTAATCTTGTAGTAGAACAAGCCCGGAAGAATGAACGATATCGCGGTAGAACCAGTGCTGCCCACATACGCCAAGACCTTGTCCAGACTGCTCACGGTCATGGCCACTATGTAGCTGAGGATGATGATCAGAGTGGTAAGGATGGCGAATCGCAGCTCGCTCATCTCCTCTGGTTTTCGGCTGATCGGCACCTTGGAAGGCCCACCGAGCAATGAGTTCCTGCTAGGGGATCCGCGAGATGATGCTGCAGGCGTTAGCTCCGCATTTCTCCTCGTTGCTGGACGCCACTTCGTTACTGCATCAAGAGATGCACGGCATGGATGGACCTGCAGAGGATAGCTGAACATGACCAATACGACGATCGCAGCTCGGCCGACAGTGGAAGCGACAGATGGCGTGTATTGCGACACGATGTTTCCGACAACATTGTCGCCGAAGGAAAGGTAGCCTGTAATTGCTACCAGAACGTAGATTGATGCTGCGGAGCCGATGGAGGCGCCAACGACTGCGGTTGTCCGTGCTGGGCTGGCATCCTTGATCTCGTTCAAGATAGAGAACATCTGCGATCGGTAAGCAGGACGCATGTCATGAAGTGAGAAGCGAGCTTACATTCTGATGACATGTGTATGCGAACACGATGACCGGGAACGAAGATAACGTTGGCACTACCCCTTTCCACTCGAGCACACTGACCGGTCCTTTCTGTGGAAGGGTGTCGCCAGTCGAGAAGTGATATACTACGAGGACCACGAGATAGGCGATCGAGACCAGAGCAACGATGGAAGTGTACCGCAAGCTGTCCAGCTTGCGCAAGAAAGAAAGTGGTATCACAATCAGCCTGTTTGATCAAGTCAGCACTTCTCTTTTCTATCCCAAAGATATTCTGTAGACTCACATGAACGCCGTGACCCAGAAATGCCTGTCAACCAAATACTGCGCACCCGTCTCGTCAATATCCTTGGCGAACCCCCTCACGACACCTGGCATGAGATCGCCAATGATGATCAAGTACGACACGCCTACTCCGAAACACTTGACTGTGATAGCCGCATCGAATAGCACAGCAGCATTCGGGTACGTGATTTGCGAAAGCGCAAAGAAACTGCTCCCTCCCCTGTCCAGATATCTCGCACATTTTGTCTGCAGGTACAGCCCGAATCCTGACGTGAGACCAGCCCAAAGTATCACGAAAGTGCCCAGCGTGATGCCCATATTTGACATGGCATGGGGCATGGCCAGTACTCCTGCCCCCACGATGGTGTTCACCAGGTTTATGACGGAAGAGGCCCATGATGCGTTTCCTCCCATGCCGTTGTGCTTGCTATGCCGTGATCGCCGCGATTGTGATGCAGTGGGCGCGGGTCGTGAACTGCCATGTTCGCTCGGGATGCTCGTGATGGCTGCGTATTGCGCCATGGTTTAGTCGCGGCCTCGAGGGTGAATCACGCCAGTATCAGCATCGAGGAGGATGTCTCGGTCGCAACAATCGCCGTGGTGTCGTTTCGCGGGGGTACGATCCAAAACTTGAGCGCGTCCAAGAGAAGGTATGGTCGCGTGATGTGGGTGAATGTGTTTGTAGCGCCAGGTGGTGTTTGAAGAGGAACAAGATGACATGTGCGCACGCAAATGCCATGTGGAGCACCTGGAGCAAGGGTCTTCCCACCGGCGGTTGTTGCCGCCTGCCGAGAGTGGTAAACTCAAACAGAAACACTTCACACCTTCACCTCACGCGCTAGTTCTATCGGGAGCGATCTCTGGCGCACGATAAGGACAAAGATCTTGTCTGGAACGCTTGGAATCTCGCACACAATGTGAGGTGCGGACAATACATTTGGTCAACATTACGTTGACTGCCACATCGGACAGCGATAGAGGCAACGACAATCAACTGTCAGGACTGGTGCTTGCCCTGTGCTGAAAGGAGACGAGATCGAAGTTCCCAGCTCGCTAATACTTGAAAGCTACGAATGTAGATCTTTCCCGAAGGCAACAGACCAAATGCCCGGTGCACAGCAAATGCTCCAGTGTTCCGGACTATCGCACGCAATCTGCCGTGGACCATATCATGCTATTGAGACAAACGGTGTGAGTATTATGGACGCAGCGATTGGTCTTCAAGAGGCTAAGAGAAGGTTGGCCTGGGCCGATACAAGAGACCCTGGGTGTCAGTCAGTCTTTCTGTAGTATTCTGTCCCACcaagagcactctccgccggTCTCGTCATAATCGAACTCGTCATTTCTTCTATCGAGGCACACTACTTCGCCAGGTCAGCGTATGTTGCAGATGCTTTTCATCGTCGAGGTCCAGATCATATACTACGCCAAGGGAAGTCAATGCAAGCACCGTATTGACTGATTCCGACGATCCGCGCGGACCTCTCGCCGACTGACGCTGGACCATCCTTACTCTCCTCGGAGCTTCATGCCGGGGCGTTGGAGCAGCTTTCCCCTTCATCCAGACTGACTAGACAGTGATTGACAATCTCTGGTATCAGAACGTCGAATGCGACAAGAAGTTCCTCGTCACGACGGCTGTTGACAGGAATGCATGGACGTGGGAGAGCCTCGACTCGCAGGGTGAAAGCAATCTCGATATGATGCACGAAGGCCTTCGACTTGCACACGAAACCCAGCCGGGCTTGAACATTTGAATGCATGAGGCTTCCCATCATTCCTGATTGATAATGCTTCTGGCTTGGCAAGCGCAGGAGCGTGGTTTGAGGATCGTGCTCCAAGATGCCGATCGAGGTTGTCTATTAAGCCATCAGCCCAGTGCGCAAGAGACCCTTCGCCACCAACTCCTCATGGCGTGCGCGGCATCTAGAAAGGCCAAGAGATGATTCCGGCTTCACTGGCAGACTTTAGCCAGCCTGCCTCCGCCTTGCAACGTGTGCGCCATGGATGACTGTGTGCAACCCACAGCCATCCTAGTTCCATTACCACACAGCAGCCACAACGTCGTCGAAGACATCCCAAACATGCGGTGCGAGACGTCCGTCGATGCCAGCATCCACGTGGAGTGAAACTGTCGCACCCACGACAGCCCTTATTGCAATATACCATGGCCAACGCAGCAGGCTAAGTGCAACGGCTGCGATATTGCTTTACCGGGAAGCACCACGACCAGCGCCATTGATGGCAACCCACCCATTCGGTACGAAACATACAATCATGCTGGCATCCACGTGGTGTGGGACTGTCACATCGAAAACATCCTTCATCGCAGGCTCACGAAGTGATCGACTGGTGGATCTTTGTTCTAGACGCCAGGATCAATCTGCCCGGGACCACACACTCGGGCGTGCGCTCTGGTTCCGGGTTGAGTACCGGGTCGTATGACCTTTGTCGTACGGACATCGCCTGCTCTGCTGGTTGAAGGACAACCATACAGCTGAAACATGGCTCAGGTGTTTCACAGTACTATGCGGCGACACTCGGTACCTGAGCTAGCGCTGTGGGACTGCAGCTGCTCGGCTTTGCTTTGTTACGGTCGGCATGGCCATGGGAGGCTTTGTGTGATAAGTCGAGCTGTGCAGCTGGCACATCCATGATCAAATCGCTGTTCAGTCTGTCGTCGCTCACCTCCGACGGGCATATGCCACAAAAGGGTGCTTGAGCTCTGTTGACATCGGGTAGTGGATGTTGCAGCAGCCGAGAACTTGCCGACAAACCAGATTGCGCATGCAGACGATGTGCATGTGCATACGTACCTGCCTAAAGCAAAGCGCGCCACACCTTGGTCGGCTGCAAGGATCCATGCGGTATAGACGAACGATATAGCAACAAAGCCCAATGCCGCTTCTTTGGGGTTTCTGCCGGAGAGGGGTGGTGTGTCGATGCAGCCAGGGTCTGATTGGGTGCCGCGGCTCTCTGCAGCTGGACTGCAATCAGACGAGCCAGCTTCGCATGTGTGCTGTTGCAATCGCTTGTGAGGTTTGCTGTCTTTCAGGATCTGGAATCAAGGTATATGAAGCAGCTTGCTAGCAGAGCCCTAGCCTGAGATTTTGATTCTTCAGCTTCCAGAAACTTACTACTAAACTGTCGCCATGGAACTGCCAGCACTCCTTCTAAGCTTGGCCTCGCTCATTGCTCTGGTCAATGCCTCACCTATGCACTCGCAACACCAGAAGCGTGGCAGCAATCTCCTTGGCCAGGTCTACGCCTATGGCGGTGGTCTTTCTGGAGTGCCGATCTTCGTCAAAGACTCTGCTGCCTACATTGGCAATCTGTCCGAGACTGGTGCGAGCGGAACTTATGTGTCCTGTGAGTTGATCTGTCATAACAACGAGAAAGCCGCGTGCTGACGACGATAATCAGTCACCCAAGATGTCGATACACACTTGATCACCACACCCGTCGACTCAAGTGCGGAATTGACCGCATCATATCTCGCAATCAACACCACCAACGGAGCACAAGACTCGGCAGTTTTGACAGAAGCAAGCGGCACTGCGGGCCTGACCACAACTGGTTTCTTCCTGTATGGCTCCCAAATGGCTTGGCTGTCGTCCGCCGGTATGCTGGAGACCAGTTGGTACATGTTACCAACAGATATGGAGAAAGTGTGGTCGCTCAATTGGAAGGCCGGTGGAAATCCGGCAGATGTTGCTGGGGCCAAAGTGGTTGTGCTGAAGGCCAAGCAGTCCTGATCGAGCTGAGCATGGCTGGTCCATGTCCTTCCGTAGTATCGATAGTCTTACCGTACCTCAAGCCCACTGAATTGTATAGTGCACGCTGTCCTTTCGTGAACATCTCATGGCCAGAATCGTGGACTGGTCCAAACTTGCAACGGCACTCACTAATCGCCGCGCGAGCCGATTACTTCGCTCCTGCCGGAAACGGACGAGCAGCAGATATCAAGGACAAGATCAACATCCACTGCAAAGGTCGACTGGATCTCAGGCGAGCTCGTATTCATATACAGTCGCATATCGCTTCGAGCGCAGTAAGCCGGACATGCTCCTGCTCCTGCTGTTGCTCCTGCCACGATGGGCGCGTCGCCCGTGGTCGCTGAGTTCTGAGGTGCATGGGTGCAGATATGGCGAGACGAGTGCACGGCGGGATTGATGCAGGCATGTATGGAAAGCGCTTTGTGGTAATGAACAGTAGTCCCGATGGAAGTCTTTTCCGCTGAAGCAGCACAAGTTGCACAACACAGCGATGCCGACGCCAAGCGAAGTGCCGAAGTGCCGACATCGCTCAAGGTGAAATCTTATCAGATGATCTTGCATCAACGACTTCCCCTCCCTAAAACACACCACAACATCAACAAACCAAGAAGTTAGGAGAATAGGGAGCAGCCAGTTTTAGTTATGGCAACCCTTCCTACCATTCAACGACAAGATTCAGCCATATGTATGCCGGCCGTGGACGGACGAAAGCCAACATCGTTCACCTCACTCCCAGCAGAGCTCCGAATCCACATCCTGGAGCACGTCTTCACGGACAGCCATGCACAAGACGGCTTCTTGAACCATGGCGATTCTAGCGGCATACACCTGGGCGAAGACTAcaccgccgccgccgccaaGCTCAACGTGCTTCTGACATGCCAGCAATCCTACCATGATGGCTGCTTGCTGGCGTTCAATCGGACAAACTTCGTGGTCTCAAATATGTTCTTTGACATACCTGCAAGGCTATCTGTATTGCATCCGAAACAGATTGAGGCTATCCGGTCCCTTGCTTTCGTAAGTCAAACATCGCGGGTTGGCAGTGCCGCGACTCACACAGGCTATCTTTCAGGTTGCCGACAACAGACACTTCAAGAAGCTCCTCGGATGGGGTGAACATCCGTTCGGAATGTCCTCGCTTCAGCTTAATACTCTGACCATCGTGTTACATCGTTCAAGTCGCTGGCACTACCTCTTCGACTTCACCGCCGATATCGTCAAGTTGCTCCGCCAGCTGGAGGGCGTCAAGCGCTTCGTCATAGTCCGTAACGCGGCTCTTGTTAAAGGCAGCCTGAAGACGTGGTACAACCGTCTGGTAGCTCTCATTCTCAAGATCGACCATCAAGAACGATACGACAAGAAACCAGCAAACCCGGAGAAGACATGGTGGTCGTGGAGTTTTGATGAAGTCGCTCAGAGCATCATCTTGGAAGCACGCCCGTCAAAGCCGACCATCGATGAGGAGTCGTACATGCAGCAAGTACTACCTCTGATGGAGGACTTGAAGTCGAGTATTGAAAGCGAAGAGTGGAACCCTGATCCGCGAAGCAGGTATATGTACTACTGATTCATGGCGTTGATTGCGATTCTGATGCTCATTGTTCCGCAGGCGCGTAGGGAGACACGTTCGCGGTAGATATGCCCCGGTGTGCAGATTGCTCTCGCCTTGATCACACTGTGCATGACTTTGATAATTGAGCCATTAGGTACTTCGGTCCGAAGCAGAAATCAGCGAATGTGGCCCGACCTTCGAGAAGGTGTACTAACCACATCTGCTTGGTTGAGCGAATCCTTAAGGCTTCATCAAATACGGAAGACGTCAAAAGGTGGCCTGACCGGTTTTCAGCTCTGGCTGAAGCCAGTAAGCAGCCCAAAGCTCGGCGTACAGGTGCCAAGGGTCCAGGCCTGGTGGCTTGTTCGAGCTGCTTTGGAAGCTTCGCACTTTACTCAGACGCCTACAGATATGTTTCGCTGCCGAATGGTAGTCACTTCGAATCCATTCACAGTCGTCAGAATCTTCGCTCAACAAGATTACTAAGATTGGACGACATAGACATGGCCGAAGCAAGTCACAAAGCTCGAAGTCCTGGCTTCAACTATCTTCCACTTGATGCAAGTAAGAAAGAGATCAGGCTCCTCACCATCCGAGCCGCAAGCAAAAGCCTGAATGGACAACTTCATTGCTCGATCAAGCATGTCGCCCTCTTCTCAAACCCGCAGCCAAAATACGAGACTATCTCATACCGTTGGGTTGATAAGACAAAGGGACAAATCGTCGTCGATGGCCACGGTATTGAGGTCCCTGCTTCCGCCGAGGAAGTGCTTCGACGTATGCGTCAACGCCTGCACGATAGAGTTGTCTGGATCGACGCAGTATGCATCAACCAATCCGATGAGGTCGAGAA
It encodes:
- a CDS encoding Vacuolar amino acid transporter 5; translated protein: MAQYAAITSIPSEHGSSRPAPTASQSRRSRHSKHNGMGGNASWASSVINLVNTIVGAGVLAMPHAMSNMGITLGTFVILWAGLTSGFGLYLQTKCARYLDRGGSSFFALSQITYPNAAVLFDAAITVKCFGVGVSYLIIIGDLMPGVVRGFAKDIDETGAQYLVDRHFWVTAFMLIVIPLSFLRKLDSLRYTSIVALVSIAYLVVLVVYHFSTGDTLPQKGPVSVLEWKGVVPTLSSFPVIVFAYTCHQNMFSILNEIKDASPARTTAVVGASIGSAASIYVLVAITGYLSFGDNVVGNIVSQYTPSVASTVGRAAIVVLVMFSYPLQVHPCRASLDAVTKWRPATRRNAELTPAASSRGSPSRNSLLGGPSKVPISRKPEEMSELRFAILTTLIIILSYIVAMTVSSLDKVLAYVGSTGSTAISFILPGLFYYKISAPDSPHHQRLLKDEDDEESSNDEGISTSAPRWQNGLLRKMSLAIAIYGIVVMVTCLITNSVFLASEAH
- a CDS encoding Alpha-ketoglutarate-dependent dioxygenase oryG; the encoded protein is MAPAAVLPERPSTTLPFHNGVKKSASYVQPKAPLIYSGSLDHYKSFDPTNVIGRELPDLQLSDILGDDSKIRDLAILVSQRGVVFLRNQNLNIDDQKILGQKLGELTGKPSTSKLHKHALFNASRGLKIDEHGHADDEISIISSVQNRQHDAAKYKAASPYLASGGWHADISFEPIPSDYAILKITEVPEDAGGDTLWASGYEAYDRLSPAFKTLAEGLTATHHTLEFLNTARKHNLKLFDGERGAPENVGLDFEASHPVVRTNPVTGWKSLYGAAGQLKDGWIDGVTPRESEILKDYFLQLIANNHDLQVRFRWGENDVAIWDNRSAFHTATNDYYGSRQGNRVVSLGEKPYYDPKSVSRREALGQT
- a CDS encoding Methyltransferase, whose product is MDDKIRALTKGMSNVRIVDITNQEQLIHAINSNPPIAPNLRGHHKPFSPESELAPVYVNEMQQDYRHVGKEVIVKIVEIERKNGVMLTCIAPDGLEDRKILVWSLFLRPLGHELQAGMLLSLREPYFGQCPSGELAICVHHPSDCEIMTEESVKDQSPHSYNTWSSSKGSRGSASMPISIMPRLCGIEIRSSPLGGRGMFATQALTSGDLLLCEKPLALYTGAETSAYATSINDILSGKLINPRKLALLQHLVDKVGPNELLRKKFFDLYAGSFTTDPDLSAAGPDVFNTYTALSIIQHNAHTIFPGNTSDHHNMANKPASETKLSPTDQRPGIWLEASRMNHSCLPNASWSWIGDMFVARANRDFAQDEEITVAYVPSAYPPEKRKNILQAANGFECRCELCVADSTAVRPEGAQEAMAKAQHLQRLTANNDSRTAAKLATTLVRDALPYYPLDTYANLPCPQLAEPLFQLGKLLMHTLSTDKPDDPVFIQARDCFEACLEIGLGYKIVHYQSYYDLLAIQNSQPRPVGILALMALAELHFLLQSKHGIPACVSLKVCAKKMYGICYGEDRTFANQHQYYGCKDVEPEVRGPHGSKGKFWVERLKEAKEMAKKEGLEKRAWPKWLAES
- a CDS encoding Heterokaryon incompatibility protein 6, OR allele, encoding MAEASHKARSPGFNYLPLDASKKEIRLLTIRAASKSLNGQLHCSIKHVALFSNPQPKYETISYRWVDKTKGQIVVDGHGIEVPASAEEVLRRMRQRLHDRVVWIDAVCINQSDEVEKGFQVALMGDIYSTTWQNLIWLGEDDGSARDAIKALDDLLNNDDRKARASKSTSHILGDATAKKEPPDWIWPVFAIYRLK